Genomic DNA from Nitrospira sp.:
GCGAAGCCGAGCGGCCCATTGTGGCCCAACTGTACGGCAAGGATCCGGAACAATTTTATCGTGCGGCGCAGGTGGTCTGCGAGCTGGGGTTTGACGGCCTCGATATCAATATGGGCTGCCCGTCGAAGAGTGTGGCCGCCTCCGGTTCAGGGGCCGCACTCATCAAGACGCCGGATCTGGCCCATGCCATCCTGCGGGCCGCGAAGCAGGGATTGGAGGATTGGGCCGCCGGGCAGTCGATCCACACCCAGGGCTTTAAACCGTCCCGCATCGAATTCGTTCACGAGCTGAATTATCGGCGTTCCGGCTCTCCCGTCGTGCCGCGCCGGCTGCTTCCGCTCTCCGTGAAGACACGGCTGGGGTTCGATTGCATAGTGGTCGGGCGATGGGTAGAACATTTGCTGGAAATGCGTCCGGCAGCGATCACGGTGCACGGCCGGACGTTGCAACAGATGTATCGCGGCGCCGCCGATTGGACGGCCATTGCGGAGGCGGCCAAGCTCGCCCGCGGCACAGAGACATTGATCTTAGGCAACGGCGATCTCAATACCTTAGTCGATGCCGTGCGACGAGCAACTGAGAGCCGAGTGCAAGGCGTGCTGGTCGGCCGTGGGACCCTCGGCGCGCCATGGTTCTTTCGTGAAAAGGAACAGGCCCGCAGTGCGTTCATCGAGCGGCTCGATCTATCGGCCCTTCCGGCCACCATGTGGGAGCCGCCGGTCTCGTTGCGTCACCGCATGCAGGTCATGCTCGATCATGCGCGGCAGTATGAGGCCATCGCCGGGTTAGAATGCTTCCGTTCGATCCGGAAACATCTGGGATGGTACTGCAAAGGCTTTCCTCATGCGGCGGCCATGCGTGGCAAAATGTTCGGAGTTTCGAACGTGGAGGATGTCGAACGCATCGTCGCGGAGTTTTGCCAGGACCTCATGCTGGAAGAAGTTGCCGCACCCG
This window encodes:
- a CDS encoding tRNA-dihydrouridine synthase, with the translated sequence MSFWTTLPQPILGLAPMDGVTDAAFRRVVASQGRPDITFTEFTNVNEICRGPDHLLSSLIYSEAERPIVAQLYGKDPEQFYRAAQVVCELGFDGLDINMGCPSKSVAASGSGAALIKTPDLAHAILRAAKQGLEDWAAGQSIHTQGFKPSRIEFVHELNYRRSGSPVVPRRLLPLSVKTRLGFDCIVVGRWVEHLLEMRPAAITVHGRTLQQMYRGAADWTAIAEAAKLARGTETLILGNGDLNTLVDAVRRATESRVQGVLVGRGTLGAPWFFREKEQARSAFIERLDLSALPATMWEPPVSLRHRMQVMLDHARQYEAIAGLECFRSIRKHLGWYCKGFPHAAAMRGKMFGVSNVEDVERIVAEFCQDLMLEEVAAPDQAPSEIPLPHSCAS